One segment of Chelmon rostratus isolate fCheRos1 chromosome 17, fCheRos1.pri, whole genome shotgun sequence DNA contains the following:
- the med9 gene encoding mediator of RNA polymerase II transcription subunit 9, with product MAVAQPKLEKEGDDCSLLPLVHDIIKCMDKDSQDVHQELAKLKAKIQEAREQISSMPGVDSSPLEQQQQLATLREQVRTKNQLLQKYKSLCMFDVPKAS from the exons ATGGCGGTGGCTCAACCAAAGCTAGAGAAGGAGGGCGACGATTGCTCTTTGCTGCCTTTAGTTCATGATATTATCAAATG CATGGACAAGGACAGCCAGGATGTCCACCAAGAACTGGCCAAGCTGAAGGCAAAGATCCAGGAGGCTCGGGAGCAGATATCCAGCATGCCCGGGGTAGACAGCAGTCcgctggagcagcagcagcagctggccacGCTGCGGGAGCAGGTCCGTACCAagaaccagctgctgcagaaatacaaaagcctgtgcatgtttgacgtGCCAAAAGCATCGTGA
- the LOC121621285 gene encoding dexamethasone-induced Ras-related protein 1-like: MIKKMSPSENEFDIPAKNCHRMVILGSTKVGKTSIISRFLNERFDDQYTPTIEDFHRKFYSIKGEVYQLDILDTSGNHPFPAMRRLSILTGDVFILVFSLDNRDSFQEVQRLKRQIYETKSCLRNKTKENVDVPLVICGNKCDKDFYREVQEDEIEQLVGADEHCAYFEISAKKNTNVDQMFQTLFTMAKLPNEMSPDRHCKVSLQYCEVLHRKSFRNRKCKDGNAYGIVAPFARRPSVHSDLMYIKEKAVGGSQTKEKGCIIC, encoded by the exons ATGATTAAGAAAATGTCGCCATCCGAGAACGAGTTCGACATACCGGCCAAGAACTGCCACAGGATGGTGATCCTGGGCTCCACCAAAGTTGGGAAGACATCCATCATCTCTCGGTTTCTGAACGAGAGGTTTGACGACCAGTACACGCCCACTATTGAGGACTTTCACAGGAAATTCTACAGCATCAAGGGAGAAGTTTATCAGCTGGACATTTTGGACACATCTGGAAACCATCCCTTCCCTGCAATGAGGAGGCTTTCAATCCTTACCG GTGATGTGTTCATCTTGGTATTCAGCCTGGACAACAGAGACTCCTTCCAGGAGGTGCAGCGCCTGAAGCGTCAGATTTATGAGACCAAGTCCTGCCTGCGAAACAAGACCAAGGAGAACGTGGACGTCCCGCTGGTCATCTGCGGCAACAAGTGTGACAAGGACTTTTATCGTGAGGTGCAGGAGGACGAGATCGAGCAGCTGGTCGGTGCAGACGAGCACTGCGCCTACTTCGAAATCTCGGCAAAGAAGAACACCAACGTGGACCAAATGTTTCAGACTCTCTTTACCATGGCCAAGCTGCCGAACGAAATGAGCCCCGATCGGCACTGCAAAGTGTCCCTGCAGTACTGCGAGGTCCTTCACAGAAAGTCCTTcaggaacaggaagtgcaaaGACGGGAACGCGTATGGGATTGTGGCGCCGTTTGCGCGGAGGCCCAGCGTGCACAGTGACTTGATGTACATAAAGGAGAAAGCCGTGGGAGGCAGCCAGACCAAAGAGAAGGGCTGCATCATATGTTGA